One genomic region from Mycobacterium basiliense encodes:
- the moeZ gene encoding adenylyltransferase/sulfurtransferase MoeZ, with product MSTSLPPLVEPAATLSREEVARYSRHLIIPDLGVDGQKRLKNARVLVIGAGGLGAPTLLYLAAAGVGTIGIVDFDVVDESNLQRQIIHGVADVGRSKAQSARDSIEAINPLIDVRLHEVRLQPDNAIELFRQYDLIVDGTDNFATRYLVNDAAVLARKPYVWGSIFRFEGQVSVFWEDAPGGVGLNYRDLYPEPPPPGLVPSCAEGGVLGIICASVASVMGTEAIKLITGLGEPLLGRLMLYDALEMTYRTIRIRKDPSTPKITQLIDYEQFCGVASAAAAEAASGSTITPQELRELMDSGKKLALIDVREPVEWEIVHIDGAQLIPQSLINSGEGLARLPQDRKPVLYCKTGVRSAEALAVLKKAGFADAVHLQGGIVAWAKQMQPGMVMY from the coding sequence GTGTCGACATCGCTTCCGCCGTTGGTTGAGCCTGCGGCAACGCTGAGCCGCGAAGAGGTGGCGCGCTACAGTCGCCACCTGATCATTCCCGACCTGGGTGTCGACGGGCAGAAGAGACTCAAGAACGCGCGTGTGTTGGTAATCGGTGCCGGGGGTCTTGGGGCCCCGACCCTGTTGTACCTGGCGGCCGCGGGGGTGGGCACCATCGGCATCGTCGACTTCGACGTCGTCGACGAGTCGAATCTGCAGCGCCAAATCATCCACGGGGTGGCTGACGTTGGGCGGTCCAAGGCTCAATCGGCGCGCGACTCGATTGAAGCCATCAACCCGCTGATTGACGTTCGGTTGCACGAGGTCAGACTGCAACCCGACAACGCCATCGAGCTGTTCAGGCAATACGACCTCATCGTGGACGGCACCGACAACTTTGCCACCAGGTATCTGGTCAACGATGCCGCGGTACTGGCCCGCAAGCCCTATGTGTGGGGCTCCATCTTCCGCTTCGAGGGCCAGGTATCGGTGTTCTGGGAGGACGCCCCGGGCGGGGTAGGCCTGAATTATCGCGACCTGTACCCCGAACCGCCGCCTCCCGGCTTGGTGCCGTCCTGTGCCGAAGGCGGTGTGCTGGGCATTATCTGTGCGTCCGTCGCGTCGGTCATGGGCACCGAGGCGATCAAGTTGATCACTGGGCTGGGTGAACCGCTGCTGGGTCGATTGATGTTGTACGACGCGCTGGAGATGACCTATCGCACGATCAGGATTCGTAAAGACCCGTCGACGCCGAAGATCACCCAGCTGATCGACTACGAGCAGTTCTGCGGCGTGGCATCGGCTGCTGCGGCCGAGGCGGCCAGTGGCTCGACCATCACCCCGCAGGAGCTGCGTGAGCTGATGGACTCCGGCAAGAAACTGGCGTTGATCGACGTTCGCGAGCCCGTGGAGTGGGAGATTGTGCACATCGATGGTGCCCAACTGATCCCGCAGTCGTTGATCAACTCCGGTGAGGGTCTGGCCAGGCTGCCGCAGGACCGCAAACCGGTGCTTTACTGCAAGACCGGTGTGCGTTCCGCCGAGGCGTTGGCGGTGTTGAAGAAGGCCGGTTTCGCCGACGCTGTCCACTTACAGGGCGGGATCGTGGCCTGGGCCAAGCAGATGCAGCCCGGCATGGTGATGTACTAA